From a single Cryptococcus deuterogattii R265 chromosome 5, complete sequence genomic region:
- a CDS encoding UMF1 family MFS transporter, translating to MGSSMPPPHVRAWYSYAFAAEVFSACALAIFLPVTLEQMAREVGYYTPDLTERCAINGSAPGVVERVCKARILGVWTDTASFSMYVKSIAVACQAICIISIGPLADSAYWRKRLLLTFAYSGSLSGILFLLIPSSPYAWTPIVAAVLNIIGNATYATSIVCSNAFLPGLAKEDVDVQKAWEEATSDDSQELVGDSNEDDEEESRRIVNVEDEATHLLPDRLIPAVRAISTQDLALSDPLAKSVEPFSAKKHYESLLSLTTSRLSSTGTAIGFFSGVSVLTLLLIPVMALGGSTFSMRLAIGLSGVWWALFSVPTWMGLPDGAPGQESDFNPSQVKEAWLKIGRMIAPKQMRQLPNLYVFLLAWIFLSDGFHTTTYAAILYASSVLSMSAPKIIVIGILVQLSAVISSILIPRIQRHLSISSGKPVTNYKVLFAGVVAAALIPVYTSAGLVLPFGGLRSEGEMYFLAVWFGLVFGPFLSYSRAVYAELIPPGHESTFFSLFSFTDKSASFIGPATVGLISDLTGNIRYGFLFLLAMLLVPIPVLGRVKVEQGRREAVEWAERLRKEMSSERL from the exons ATGGGCTCGTCAATGCCTCCACCCCACGTTCGAGCTTGGTACTCGTACGCCTTTGCAGCTGAAGTCTTCTCAGCTTGTGCACTG GCGATATTCTTGCCAGTCACTTTGGAAC AGATGGCCCGAGAGGTTGGATATTATACACCAGACCTAACGGAGAGATGTGCCATCAATGGCTCGGCTCCAGGTGTGGTAGAGAGGGTGTGCAAAGCTCGGATACTAGGGGTTTGGACTGATACAGCTTCATTCAG TATGTATGTCAAGTCCATTGCTGTGGCCTGTCAAGCAATCTGTATCATTTCTATCGGTCCTCTGGCTGACTCTG CCTATTGGAGGAAGCGACTCCTTCTAACCTTCGCCTACTCTGGATCTCTTTCCGGCATATTATTCCTCTTAATTCCATCTTCGCCCTATGCCTGGACCCCTATCGTGGCGGCAGTACTTAACATCATCGGTAATGCGACCTACGCCACCAGCATCGTCTGCAGCAACGCGTTCTTGCCAGGTCTGGccaaggaggatgtggatgtaCAAAAGGCATGGGAGGAAGCTACGTCGGACGATTCGCAGGAACTTGTGGGGGATTccaatgaagatgatgaggaggaaagcaGGAGGATTGTCAATGTGGAAGACGAGGCgacccatcttcttcctgacCGACTTATACCAGCCGTCCGTGCTATATCAACACAAGATCTCGCTTTATCCGACCCCTTGGCCAAATCAGTCGAGCCTTTTAGTGCCAAAAAGCACTATGAATCCCTTTTGTCACTTACCACTTCCCGCCTGTCCTCGACTGGCACCGCGATTGGCTTTTTCTCCGGTGTCTCGGTCTTGACATTGCTTCTTATCCCCGTTATGGCTCTCGGTGGTTCGACGTTTTCTATGAGACTTGCCATCGGCCTCAGTGGAGTCTGGTGGGCATTGTTCTCTGTCCCTACTTGGATGGGGCTACCAGACGGCGCACCGGGACAGGAGTCTGATTTCAACCCCAGTCAAGTTAAGGAGGCATGGCTCAAGATTGGGAGGATGATAGCGCCGAAGCAAATGCGTCAGCTGCCAAACCTTTATGTCTTTCTCCTAGCATGGATATTCCTATCTGATG GTTTCCATACTACCACCTACGCTGCTATTCTTTATGCTTCCTCAGTCCTCTCCATGTCTGCTCCGAAAATCATAGTTATCGGCATTCTAGTGCAACTCTCAGCGGTCatatcttccatcctcattcCTCGCATTCAACGTCACCTATCTATCAGCTCCGGCAAACCAGTGACCAACTATAAGGTGTTATTCGCGGGTGTAGTGGCTGCTGCTTTAATACCTGTATACACAAGTGCTGGACTTGTACTGCCTTTCGGTGGATTGAGgtcggaaggagagatgtACTTTTTGGCTGTCTGGTTTGGTTTG GTATTCGGGCCATTCTTGAGTTACTCTCGTGCTGTATATGCTGAGCTTATTCCACCGGGTCACGAATCtacctttttctctcttttctcttttacCGACAAGTCAGCATCCTTCATCGGCCCAGCAACTGTTGGACTCATATCCGATTTGACGGGCAATATCAGATATGGgttcttgttcttgcttGCGATGTTGCTGGTGCCGATACCAGTCTTGGGACGGGTTAAAGTTGAACagggaagacgagaggCTGTTGAATGGGCAGAAAGATtaaggaaggagatgtcgAGTGAGAGACTCTGA
- a CDS encoding topoisomerase 1-associated factor 1 — translation MDLPDSPPPLDAPSPPHFLDAPQDRWNVFYPAVQTLVNALGGYEEVESPPDSGIFETVYRPGDSVLGVLKDLKKLWRKDDEDDERTVARCMHKAELMKELVAILVECAERGEWGRKVALVACDLIAALTWPIDVAQELKEIEDEGPVVTDYASLLRAQLEYKALFLKTTKPLKSILSLMVPCLAKPRKDEKDSRIISLGLHVVRNLLAIKDAVAEGTATGEKEEFAHLQSDLITQLDSLTYLQLFLSLCSCADKTDLNPFNVILLDILHLIFRGIRPTELAQDQERIPIDSLAKLLEKEKKQKALNSRVGSTRHSRFGTTIAVKTAEQRVVLHRQTAIIEDPGTILDMTKKKKAVAAKSMDDLTVYVNLSSDAMIVLQSFSKSFLEISYNTFIESILRDIRMERTKIRPSDNIRVFYLSSFFIEYLLLLRHKLVEKGDSRRLEELPLGLVAQIAEMDSVKWLFARLRICWDDKPKAWTELQACIECFTQILLLIDDMSASTNEEDVEVAEILQHQLYYNYDILDSALAVVREYKNQSVAYLDSVIHFAYVLLRMLEKYSKTKAFMFIRKRKNTHKKRKERQTASQANTEREQQGESRRIPEEYGDEEEEAFAPDQDAPSYAEHAFTFQSFEKRFAQEAVVNTLLTYLERFLEFDGPEPMKRVVGLMHRQVVKAHAEGLYFKVSTLIVFRRILDKKHSLPSAPSSRDLITLITYILRKFFKHVAKEPFTLVEALSSKSRGKWKTIREGGSDDDDDGMAGQRGRIKEKIGPVELQFIKKHKFSWSQQMSIAFAIIWGDGHGYLIKWIVEVLEQALAAKQEIVLTTDGGINGDEDEEDEDGNVRVRRFGRPSDEAISKFTQFDLRPEENEQIEAVSSNPHFRLMLKLLSFDLPRPPTELDFVGDISSEELTLAREKSDSAWFLPANVLPSNIEASIGALKQYMEEPPTLDDDPKKLLRRKTRAPRRRRRSPSVELYDSETGETRPDRPHKKNSHHKRAKKAVETQNYKSAAFIEDSDDEDPEATRRFFENEERLRREMDELAAQGGHAMMERGVKRKRGKKNGGKSPNDVGVPMPSVTANISNSEDENALEEEDEDQDEVFRTTTITVEQKAQIERQKAQLTAIREMANGSDDEDGSDDDPELRAKRRAMGSSESGMLFFEGSDNDDEHDEPVTKPSAKVRRRVIDPDEDDES, via the exons ATGGACTTGCCAGATTCGCCACCTCCTCTCGACGCGCCATCACCGCCTCACTTTCTCGACGCACCACAGGATCGCTGGAATGTTTTTTACCCTGCCGTTCAGACTCTCGTCAATGCCCTCGGTGGTTATGAAGAAGTCGAATCACCACCAGACAGTGGCATTTTTGAGACTGTTTATCGGCCCGGTGACAGTGTTTTAGGCGTTTTGAAAGATTTGAAAAAGCTGTGgaggaaagatgatgaagatgatgagcgaACAGTAGCGAGGTGTATGCATAAAGCAGAGTTGATGAAAGAGTTGGTTGCTATTTTGGTAGAATGTgcggaaagaggagagtgggGTAGAAAGGTTGCTCTTGTTGCTT GTGACTTGATAGCAGCTTTAACATGGCCTATCGATGTCGCACAAGAGctcaaggagattgaagacGAAGGTCCTGTCGTTACAGATTATGCCTCCCTGCTTCGTGCGCAGTTGGAATACAAAGCTCTTTTCCTTAAAACTACAAAACCTCTCAAATCAATTCTGTCTCTTATGGTACCATGTCTGGCGAAACCCAGAAA AGACGAGAAGGACTCGCGTATTATTTCGTTAGGGCTGCACGTGGTCCGAAACCTTCTCGCAATCAAGGATGCAGTGGCTGAAGGTACAGCTACtggtgagaaggaggagttCGCCCACCTTCAA TCCGATCTTATCACACAACTTGACTCACTCACATATCTCCAGCTTTTCCTCAGTCTGTGTTCATGTGCGGATAAGACAGACCTTAATCCGTTCAACGTCATCTTACTCGACATCTTACATCTTATCTTTCGAGGCATCAGGCCGACTGAGCTTGCCCAGGATCAGGAAAGA ATACCAATAGATAGCCTTGCAAAGctcttggagaaggaaaagaaacaaaaagcaCTCAACTCCAGAGTAGGCAGTACACGACATTCCAGGTTTGGAACGACTATCGCAGTCAAGACT GCCGAGCAACGAGTTGTTCTACATCGACAGACCGCTATCATCGAAGACCCCGGCACGATTTTGGATATGactaaaaaaaagaaagctgTCGCGGCCAAGAGTATGGACGATCTGACGGTGTATGTTAACCTCAGCTCGGATGCGATGATAGTTTTGCAAAGTTTCTCAAAGTCATTCTTGGAGATCTCCTATAACA CGTTCATCGAATCGATCTTGCGAGATATTCGTATGGAACGTACCAAAATTCGACCATCTGACAACATCCGGGTCTTTTACCTCTCCAGCTTTTTTATCGAgtacctccttcttcttcgacataAACTTGTTGAAAAAGGTGATTCTCGACGGTTGGAAGAGTTGCCTTTGGGTTTGGTGGCTCAAATCGCAGAAATGGACTCTGTCAAATGGCTATTTGCGAGGCTGAGAATTTGTTGGGATGATAAACCAAAGGCTTGGACAGAGTTACAGGCTTGTATTGAATGTTTCACTCAAATC TTGCTTTTAATCGACGACATGTCGGCGTCAacgaatgaagaagatgttgaggtCGCAGAGATTCTTCAACACCAGCTGTACTATAATTACGATATCCTTGATTCTGCACTTGCTGTTGTCCGAGAATATAAAAACCAATCCGTCGC CTACCTCGACTCTGTCATTCACTTTGCCTACGTGCTTCTCAGAATGCTTGAAAAGTACTCCAAGACAAAAGCTTTCATGTTCATCCGTAAACGTAAAAACACGCACAAGAAACGTAAAGAGCGCCAAACAGCCTCGCAAGCCAACACCGAGAGGGAGCAACAAGGGGAATCGCGCAGAATCCCCGAAGAGTAcggggatgaggaggaggaggcattTGCCCCGGATCAGGATGCGCCGAGTTATGCTGAACATGCTTTTACTTTCCAGTCTTTTGAGAAG AGATTTGCCCAAGAAGCAGTAGTCAATACTCTCCTTACTTATCTCGAACGATTCTTGGAATTTGATGGTCCAGAACCTATGAAGAGAGTAGTCGGTCTGATGCACAGGCAAGTAGTCAAAGCTCATGCTGAGGGTTTATACTTTAAG GTGTCGACACTTATCGTCTTTCGCCGTATCCTCGACAAAAAgcattctcttccctcagccccttcttctcgagacCTCATCACACTTATAACGTACATTCTCCGCAAATTCTTCAAGCACGTCGCGAAGGAGCCGTTTACGCTGGTTGAAGCTCTGAGTAGCAAGTCGAGAGGTAAATGGAAGACTATAAGAGAAGGCggcagtgatgatgatgatgatgggatgGCAGGACAGAGGGGAAGAATCAAAGAGAAG ATCGGACCTGTGGAACTGCAGTTTATCAAGAAACACAAGTTCAGTTGGTCTCAACAGATGTCGATCGCTTTTGCCATCATCTGGGGCGACGGGCACGGCTATCTCATTAAGTGGATCGTCGAAGTTTTGGAGCAAGCCTTGGCGGCCAAACAGGAGATTGTGTTGACCACTGATGGAGGAATcaatggagatgaggatgaggaagatgaagatgggaatgTGAGAGTAAGAAGATTTGGGAGACCGAGTGATGAGGCGATCAGCAAATTCACCCAGTTTG ACCTTCGACCTGAAGAGAATGAACAGATCGAGGCCGTCAGCTCAAACCCCCACTTTCGACTTATGCTCaaacttctttctttcgacTTACCGCGACCTCCCACGGAACTCGATTTTGTAGGAGATATCTCCTCGGAAGAGCTTACCCTCGCTCGAGAAAAGTCAGACTCTGCGTGGTTTCTCCCAGCCAATGTCTTGCCATCCAATATTGAAGCAAGTATTGGTGCTCTAAAGCAATACATGGAGGAGCCTCCAACGCTTGACGATGATCCCAAGAAACTTCTTCGACGCAAAACCCGCGCACCAAGACGGAGACGGCGTTCGCCCTCTGTCGAATTGTACGATTCGGAGACAGGTGAGACACGTCCTGATCGTCCGCACAAGAAGAATTCGCATCATAAACGAGCCAAAAAGGCGGTGGAGACCCAGAATTACAAGTCTGCGGCGTTTATTGAGGACtcggacgatgaggatccTGAGGCTACAAGACGGTTCTTTGAGAACGAGgagaggctgagaagagagatggatgaacTTGCTGCTCAAGGAGGGCATGcaatgatggaaagaggggtgaagaggaaacgaggaaagaagaatgggggGAAGAGTCCAAATGACGTGGGTGTACCGATGCCGAGTGTGACAGCAAACATTAGTAATTCTGAAGACGAAAATGcactggaggaggaggacgaggatcAGGATGAGGTTTTCAGGACAACTACTATCACTGTTGAGCAAAAGGCGCAGATTGAGAGGCAGAAAGCGCAGTTGACCGCAATCAGAGAGATGGCCAATGGtagcgatgatgaggatggaagcGACGATGATCCCGAGTTGCGTGCGAAGCGAAGAGCGATGGGGAGTTCTGAGAGTGGGATGCTTTTTTTCGAAGGAAgtgacaatgatgatgaacatgACGAGCCTGTTACGAAGCCATCCGCCaaggtgagaagaagagttaTTGATCCAgacgaggacgatgagagTTGA
- a CDS encoding pre-mRNA-splicing factor CWC22: MPRSPRSVSPRPRSPSLSPPRRDSYSPRSRSSSPDDIPASKRKRSPSPNPRDRPASPPTRRRRSQSPYRNSDRSEIERPNVKDIDPNRRRARENALLEKQINTALANDGDANGTVATTKKSADEIARAEFAKLLGSRSGGAYIPPAKLKAMQAEAAKDKASAEYQRISWDALKKSINGLINKVNISNIKHIVPELFAENLIRGRGLFARSVMRAQASSLPFTPVFAALVAIINTKLPQVGELVLIRLISQFRRAYKRNDKIVCHATSTFIAHLCNQYVAHEIVALQILLLCLDRPTDDSIEVAVGFMREVGLFLSENSPKANNTVFERFRAVLHEGQISKRCQYMIEVLFQVRKDKYKDNPAIPEGLDLVEEEEQITHRVTLDDELQVQESLNLFKADPNFIQNEERYNAIKREILGDSDDESGTESGTEYSESEDDEDEDVAPEKAGIQDMTETNLINLRRTIYLTIMNSLNFEEAVHKLMKVNIPEGREIELCNMVIECCSQERTYSNFYGLIGERFCKLHRIWTDAFQEAFQKYYDTIHRYETNKLRNIGRFFGHLLASDGISWAVLHVVHMNEEETTSSSRIFVKIVLQEMVEEIGINRVAERFRIPDLKPAFAGMFPMDNPKNARFSINYFTSIGMGKVTEEMREYLQNAPKLLAAQQAALAAAESSDSDTDSSSDISSSSDSDSDTDSDASSYASRSGRRRRYSDDSRSPSPPPRRRRYSDDSRSPSPPPRRRGYSQESRSPSPPPPHRRRYSDDTRSPSPPPRQRQYSDSPRSPSPPPRRRRYSDDSRSPSPPPRRR; the protein is encoded by the exons ATGCCCCGCTCTCCTCGCTCTGTGTCCCCTCGccctcgctctccttctctctctccccctcGCCGAGACAGCTACTCTCCACGTAGCAGGAGCTCAAGCCCAGATGATATTCCTGCTTCCAAGCGGAAGAG GTCCCCGTCTCCCAATCCACGAGACCGTCCTGCATCCCCTCCTACTCGCCGACGACGTTCTCAGTCCCCTTACCGCAATTCGGACCGATCAGAAATCGAGAGACCCAACGTCAAGGATATCGATCCTAACCGCCGACGTGCTCGAGAGAATGCTCTTTTGGAAAAGCAAATAAACACGGCTTTGGCGAACGATGGCGATGCGAATGGGACGGTCGCAACGACTAAAAAATCGGCAGATGAGATTGCCAGGGCGGAGTTTGCAAAGCTTCTTGGATCAAGGAGTGGTGGAGCGTACATTCCTCCGGCAAAGTTGAAGGCTATGCAGGCAGAGGCCGCCAAGGACAAGGCGAGTGCAGAGTATCAGAGGATAAGCTGGGATGCGTTGAAAAAGAGTATCAATGGTCTCATCAACAAGGTCAACATCTCAAACATCAAGCACATCGTCCCCGAGCTGTTTGCCGAGAACCTGATTCGAGGTAGAGGCCTTTTCGCTAGGTCCGTCATGCGTGCCCAGGCTTCATCGTTGCCGTTCACTCCAGTCTTTGCGGCTTTGGTTGCTATCATCAACACCAAATTGCCCCAAGTTGGCGAATTGGTATTGATTCGATTGATCAGTCAATTCCGACGAGCTTACAAGAGAAACGACAAG ATTGTTTGCCATGCTACTTCCACCTTTATCGCTCATCTTTGTAATCAATATGTCGCTCACGAAATTGTTGccctccaaatcctccttTTGTGCCTCGACCGTCCCACTGACGACTCTATTGAAGTTGCCGTCGGGTTCATGCGTGAAGTCGGTCTATTCCTTTCTGAAAACTCTCCCAAAGCAAACAATACCGTCTTTGAACGATTCCGAGCCGTTTTGCACGAAGGCCAGATCAGCAAGAGGTGTCAATATATGATTGAAGTCTTGTTTCAAGTCCGAAAGGACAAGTACAAGGATAACCCTGCCATTCCTGAGGGTTTGGACTTAgtcgaagaggaggagcaaaTCACTCATAGGGTGactttggatgatgagttGCAGGTGCAAGAGAGTCTGA ACTTGTTCAAGGCGGACCCTAACTTTATCCAAAACGAAGAACGTTATAATGCTATCAAACGTGAAATTTTGGGCGACTCTGACGATGAGTCTGGTACCGAATCCGGCACTGAATACTCCGAAtctgaagacgatgaagatgaagatgttgcCCCAGAGAAGGCTGGTATTCAGGACATGACGGAAACAAACTTGATCAACTTGAGAAGAACGATTTATTTGACCATCATGAACTCG CTCAattttgaagaagctgtaCACAAGCTTATGAAAGTGAACATCCCCGAAGGCCGAGAG ATTGAACTCTGTAATATGGTTATCGAATGCTGTTCTCAAGAACGAACGTACTCGAACTTTTACGGTCTCATCGGCGAGAGATTCTGCAAACTCCATCGAATTTGGACAGACGCATTCCAAGAAGCATTCCAAAAATATTACGACACCATTCATCGATATGAGACCAACAAGCTCCGTAATATTGGTCGTTTCTTCGGCCACCTTCTCGCATCCGACGGTATTTCATGGGCAGTTCTTCATGTCGTCCATatgaacgaagaagaaaccaCTTCTTCTAGTCGTATCTTTGTCAAGATTGTGCTTCAAGAAATGGTCGAAGAGATAGGTATCAACCGTGTTGCCGAACGATTCCGTATCCCTGATCTCAAACCCGCGTTTGCCGGCATGTTCCCCATGGACAACCCCAAGAATGCTCGATTCTCAATCAACTACTTTACTTCTATCGGTATGGGCAAGGTCACTGAAGAGATGCGCGAGTACCTCCAAAATGCTCCCAAGCTTTTGGCAGCTCAGCAGGCTGCATTGGCCGCCGCTGAGTCGTCAGATTCCGATACGGATTCGAGCTCGGATATATCTTCGTCGTCTGACAGTGACAGCGATACTGACTCGGACGCGAGTAGTTACGCCAGTCGAtcggggaggaggaggaggtatTCTGATGACTCCCGCtcgccttcaccacctcctcGTCGAAGGAGATATTCTGATGACTCTCGCTCGccttctccccctcctcgAAGGAGGGGATACAGTCAGGAATCGCGCTCGCCTTCGCCGCCGCCACCTCATCGAAGGAGGTATTCGGATGACACTCGCtcgccttcacctcctccgCGTCAAAGGCAGTATTCTGATAGCCCACGTTCGCCTTCGCCTCCTCCGCGTCGAAGGAGGTACTCGGACGACTCTCGTTCCCCGTCTCCACCTCCCcgacgacgatga
- a CDS encoding nucleoside phosphatase has protein sequence MAPSVTPLTTHYALVIDAGSSGSRLQIYSWRDPDLERAEILQDVKNLEREGSSSSSAGGGRWWWGGEDGWKGKGKGKGKEMEEVALRRLVRVGKGVEGDDWMKRVEPGISTVDPENVPEYLAPLLTHALQHIPPSVHSSTPIYVLATAGMRLLPPQQRDAILQATCDTLRNDYPFFVPGPTEDGPCGENVRVIDGEEEGIWGWVAVNYLMDGFGHAPSPSSLSNPGTYSSSSTNLLPLAPLASAPPDSSSASITPVDIAHHSPTFGFLDMGGASTQLAFSPSASELLTSGFPPDKLRTVSLRLLSGEQVDWPVFVASWLGFGTNRARERYITSLYQQWASAHPSPSAQDLATPIPDPCLPKNLSVPPPLSSSFQPALIGTGSFPECLTSLHPLLEHSMPCPTSHCLFAGQPTPHINFERHDQRGFIGISEYWYTMQHVLGVGGVWDWGEWEKGMKEFCGKEWGVIKGEVENGDREGVNMDPTRLEMQCFKGAWISNVLHEGIGIPRLVDAGGNDTLTGGSLGDTNAEAERRAREKGLFEGKRQGKQHFQSMDQVGETAISWTLGKVVIEASKAVQPRSTEMEGWWMRHLNLGSMRLPLSLPIPKQLEGKLEDLGLSAVWVYAVVAFFLVGMLFSRSNRRGGLSGTGMARRRKPSLSSPPLPVRPWFTFPSFLSGPAADPSLSIEDGPDPSPTSSTSSNSFSGSGTGGGSATGKLRIVPGRLRLWSHRFSNTINKYLPSSLPFSLGNSNSRQRGAAHELWSGIGLGLPRARHNSMPMIGMGSNTAPGVGLLSPSGGGGYSQPGSPRSVPTSFFIPASVPGIGGLNIGLGCLTPETAHTGISSATSVSPSPSLASTSSPPPPRSSLKSGKAGRPFKSRQNSYNLHPHHGPLGFHSVGEGVGVGGGGWNDPPLAMLSATSSGAGPSGSGTADDGGVLTPTANGGLSNGALSRNSSRANLSELGLAQRSMSRTGTPGFD, from the exons ATGGCGCCATCGGTTACACCACTCACCACTCACTACGCCCTAGTCATCGACGCCGGCTCATCAGGTTCGCGGTTACAGATCTACTCGTGGCGAGATCCAGATTTGGAAAGGGCAGAGATTCTCCAAGATGTGAAGAACCTTGAGAGGGAAGGTTCGAGTTCGAGCTCCGCCGGAGGCGGGCGATGGTGGtggggtggagaggatgggtgGAAGggtaaaggaaaaggaaaagggaaggagatggaagaggtaGCTTTGAGAAGGCTGGTGAGAGTTGGGAAAGGGGTGGAGGGCGATGactggatgaagagagttgAGCCTG GTATATCCACCGTCGACCCGGAGAATGTCCCCGAATACCTCGCCCCGCTACTCACACATGCTCTCCAACACATCCCACCCTCGGTCCATTCCTCGACGCCCATCTATGTCCTCGCCACAGCCGGCATGCGTCTTTTACCTCCTCAGCAGCGTGATGCCATCTTACAAGCTACGTGCGATACATTACGGAATGACTATCCGTTTTTCGTCCCCGGACCTACAGAGGATGGTCCTTGTGGTGAAAACGTAAGAGTGAttgatggtgaggaagaaggtatcTGGGGTTGGGTAGCTGTGAATTATCTCATGGATGGTTTCGGTCATGCcccttcgccttcatctttATCCAATCCTGGAACATACTCGTCGTCTAGTACCAACCTGCTCCCTCTTGCTCCCCTGGCGTCCGCTCCTCCAGACTCGTCCTCTGCCTCCATCACCCCGGTTGACATTGCTCATCACTCTCCCACATTCGGTTTCCTCGACATGGGCGGCGCTTCTACCCAACTAGCCTTCTCCCCGTCTGCTTCCGAACTCCTCACTTCTGGTTTCCCGCCCGACAAACTCCGGACAGTTAGTCTCAGATTACTTTCGGGCGAACAAGTCGATTGGCCGGTTTTCGTAGCGAGTTGGCTTGGATTTGGGACGAACCGCGCTCGAGAACGGTATATAACCTCTCTCTACCAACAATGGGCCTCCGCccatccttccccctctGCGCAAGATCTAGCGACACCCATCCCGGACCCTTGTCTCCCGAAAAACCTATCCGTCCCAcctcccctctcttcttcttttcaaccCGCTTTGATCGGAACCGGCTCATTCCCCGAGTGCCTTAcctccctccaccctctACTCGAACATTCCATGCCATGCCCCACCTCCCACTGTCTCTTTGCTGGTCAACCAACACCTCATATTAATTTCGAACGGCATGACCAGAGGGGGTTTATAGGAATAAGTGAGTACTGGTATACGATGCAGCATGTGTTGGGGGTAGGAGGCGTATGGGATTggggagaatgggaaaaggggatgaaggagtttTGTGGGAAAGAATGGGGGGTGATTAAGGGTGAAGTGGAGAATGGGGATCGGGAAGGTGTTAAT ATGGATCCGACAAGATTGGAAATGCAATGCTTCAAAGGCGCCTGGATCTCCAACGTCTTACACGAAGGGATCGGTATTCCGCGACTAGTCGATGCAGGTGGGAACGATACACTCACAGGTGGATCGTTGGGCGATACGAATGCTGAAGCCGAACGCCGGGCTCGTGAAAAGGGTCTATTCGAGGggaaaaggcaagggaAACAGCATTTCCAAAGTATGGACCAAGTTGGGGAAACGGCCATCTCATGGACACTCGGTAAAGTCGTGATCGAAGCATCGAAGGCCGTCCAACCTCGATCGacagaaatggaaggatggtggatgCGTCATCTTAATCTCGGGTCGATGCGACTGCCGTTATCGTTGCCAATACCGAAACAGCTAGAGGGGAAGCTCGAGGATTTAGGGTTGAGCGCGGTGTGGGTTTATGCAGTAGTAGCGTTCTTTTTGGTGGGGATGCTCTTCTCTCGTTCTAATCGTCGAGGTGGTTTATCGGGGACTGggatggcaagaaggagaaaacCAAGTCTGTCATCGCCGCCTTTACCTGTCCGACCATGGTTCACTTTCCCTTCATTCCTCTCTGGCCCCGCCGCCGATCCGAGCTTATCAATCGAAGATGGCCCAGACCCTTCTCCCACGTCATCCACTTCATCCAACTCTTTCTCTGGTAGTGGTACCGGTGGTGGTAGTGCTACTGGTAAACTGCGTATCGTCCCCGGTCGACTTCGGCTTTGGTCCCACCGTTTCTCCAACACGATCAACAAataccttccttcttcacttcctttttctcttggTAACTCGAATTCCAGACAGCGGGGAGCTGCACATGAGCTGTGGTCAGGAATAGGGTTAGGATTACCAAGGGCGCGACATAATTCGATGCCTATGATCGGCATGGGTTCGAATACTGCCCCGGGAGTTGGTCTGCTCTCCCCAagtggtggcggtggttACTCACAGCCCGGTTCACCTCGTTCTGTCCCTACATCATTCTTCATTCCGGCCTCTGTCCCAGGAATTGGTGGTCTCAATATAGGTTTGGGTTGTCTTACACCGGAAACAGCCCATACAGGCATATCAAGCGCCACATCTGTCTCACCTTCTCCGAGCCTTGCATCGACCTCTTCGCCGCCTCCGCCTAGAAGCAGTCTGAAATCTGGCAAAGCTGGTCGACCATTCAAGTCGAGGCAGAATTCATATAATCTGCATCCGCACCATGGGCCGCTCGGGTTTCATTCGGTAGGAGAAGGTGTAGGTGTTGGAGGGGGAGGGTGGAATGATCCACCTTTGGCCATGTTAAGTGCCACCAGTTCGGGCGCAGGTCCAAGTGGGAGCGGAACggcagatgatggtggagtGCTGACGCCAACGGCGAATGGCGGGTTGAGTAATGGTGCATTGTCGAGGAATTCGAGTAGGGCGAATCTCAGTGAATTAGGGTTGGCACAACGGTCGATGAGTAGAACTGGGACGCCGGGTTTTGATTGA